One Micromonospora sp. WMMD812 genomic window carries:
- a CDS encoding CPCC family cysteine-rich protein, protein MGEHWVPVACPCCGSRTGGGTCPVCFWTDDGQTDADADAVRGGANGDLSLSHARLNFAVYGASHPRYQDMVRAPRGDEIP, encoded by the coding sequence GTGGGTGAGCACTGGGTTCCCGTCGCCTGTCCCTGCTGCGGCTCCCGGACCGGTGGCGGCACCTGCCCGGTCTGCTTCTGGACTGACGACGGCCAGACCGACGCCGACGCCGACGCGGTGCGCGGCGGCGCCAACGGCGACCTGAGCCTGTCACACGCCCGACTCAACTTCGCCGTCTACGGCGCCAGCCACCCGCGCTACCAGGACATGGTCCGCGCGCCGCGCGGCGACGAGATTCCCTGA
- a CDS encoding zinc finger domain-containing protein, producing MPEGDTVWNTARVLHRALAGVTLTASDFRVPQLATTDLSGWTVRESASRGKHLLLRLSAPAGHDGRRGERVDPTGGATAGRDGGPEDGGRWTLHSHLRMDGAWRAYAPGERWAGKPAHLIRAVLRSPGAVAVGYHLHDLALVPTAEEESLVGHLGPDLLGADWDPAEAARRLAARPDVTIGEALLDQRSLAGVGNLYKCEVLFLRGVSPWTPVRAVPDLAGLVTLAQKLLAANRGRWTQSTTGSLHRGQASYVYGRRAQPCRRCGTAIRKEELGERVTYWCPACQPERPAD from the coding sequence ATGCCCGAAGGCGACACCGTCTGGAACACCGCCCGCGTGCTGCACCGCGCGCTGGCCGGCGTGACGCTGACCGCCAGCGACTTCCGGGTGCCCCAGCTCGCCACCACCGACCTGAGCGGGTGGACCGTACGCGAGTCGGCCAGCCGCGGTAAGCACCTGCTGCTCCGGCTGTCCGCCCCGGCGGGTCACGACGGCCGAAGGGGCGAGCGGGTCGACCCCACCGGGGGCGCGACCGCCGGCCGCGACGGCGGCCCGGAGGACGGTGGGCGCTGGACCCTGCACTCGCACCTGCGGATGGACGGCGCCTGGCGGGCGTACGCCCCGGGAGAGCGGTGGGCCGGCAAGCCCGCCCACCTGATCCGGGCGGTGCTGCGCAGCCCCGGGGCGGTGGCCGTCGGCTACCACCTGCACGACCTCGCCCTCGTGCCCACCGCCGAGGAGGAGAGCCTGGTCGGTCACCTCGGGCCGGACCTGCTCGGCGCGGACTGGGACCCGGCCGAGGCGGCGCGTCGGCTGGCCGCCCGACCGGACGTCACCATCGGCGAGGCGCTGCTCGACCAGCGGAGCCTGGCCGGGGTCGGCAACCTCTACAAGTGCGAGGTGCTCTTCCTGCGCGGCGTCTCGCCGTGGACGCCGGTGCGCGCGGTACCGGACCTGGCCGGCCTGGTGACCCTCGCACAGAAGCTGCTCGCCGCCAACCGGGGGCGCTGGACGCAGAGCACCACCGGCTCGCTGCACCGCGGGCAGGCCAGCTACGTGTACGGGCGCCGCGCGCAACCGTGCCGCCGCTGCGGCACCGCGATCCGCAAGGAGGAGCTGGGCGAGCGGGTCACCTACTGGTGCCCGGCCTGCCAGCCGGAACGCCCGGCCGACTGA